The Cucumis melo cultivar AY chromosome 5, USDA_Cmelo_AY_1.0, whole genome shotgun sequence genome has a segment encoding these proteins:
- the LOC103499405 gene encoding uncharacterized protein LOC103499405: MGFFSFLGRVLFASLFILSAWQMFNEFGTDGGRAAKELLPKLNTFRRNFSARFGFDLPVIDVSHLVAAFLSLKGIGGLLFVFGSPIGAYLLLLYLAISTPILYDFFNYGRENSQFGILMNDFILHVALAGALLFFIGTKNSIWRKQQKKKAHKAKTN; the protein is encoded by the exons ATGGGGTTCTTCTCCTTTCTCGGACGGGTCCTCTTTGCTTCCCTTTTCATTCTCTCCGCCTGGCAAAt GTTCAATGAGTTTGGCACTGATGGTGGACGTGCTGCAAAGGAATTGCTTCCAAAGTTGAACACTTTTAGGAGAAATTTCTCCGCTAGATTTGGATTCGACCTTCCTGTTATTGAT GTTTCCCATTTAGTTGCTGCTTTTCTGTCTCTTAAAGGCATTGGAGGCCTTCTATTTGTATTCGGGAGTCCAATCGGAGCTTATCTTCTG CTTCTCTACTTGGCAATTAGCACCCCAATTCTCTATGATTTTTTCAACTATGGTCGTGAGAATTCCCAATTCGGCATACTAATGAATGATTTCATTCTG CACGTGGCACTTGCTGGTGCATTGCTCTTCTTCATCGGAACAAAGAACTCCATTTGGAGGAAGCAACAGAAGAAGAAGGCACATAAAGCCAAGACAAACTAG